The DNA region TGATTTATTTACATCCTTAATAAGCGCTTAGTGTGAACTGGAAGTTAGAGTAAAAAATTCTGCGATCGCTTCTGCAAATCCCTCAAATGAACTATAATCTTTAGCCACGATGGAGACATTCACACCCAACTTTCGCGCATTAGCAGTTGTATAAGGGCCAAAACATGCAATTATACAGCGTTCATAATCGCTTTGCGAGTTGACCATTGTTAAAAAGCTTTCTACTTCTGCTGTGCTACTAAAGGCAATTACATCAATTAGTCCTTGACGAATCAGATTTAATTCAATACTGTAGATACTTGTGTTTAAGCCTTGTGTAATATATGTAGGTATGCGAGTTACTTGTATACCCAATTCCTGCAAATCCCTAATCAAGTTGGGTACAATATCAGGCTCAGGCAAACCAACAACTTCTGGAGCCGGAATCAGTACCTTTTTCTCGTGAATTTGCGGAAGTTTCGCTAATTCAGCCACAATTCCGGCTGGGCTAGATTCTGTGGGAATTAAATCTACTTTGTTACAAAAAGATAATAAACTTTCTGTGTCTTTTCCTAAAGCACATAATTGACATTTTTGCACCACAGATACAGGAATATTTAAATCATTCATCCGGTGAAAAAATGCAGTGATGCCATTTCTACTTGTGAAGATAATCCAATCAAATTCACCTATGTGGTATAGCGCAGTATCTAACTTAGTGTAGTTTGATAAATAGCAGGTTTCGATAGTAGGCATCAAAACAGGTAAACCACCATGTTTGATGATTTGTTCAGATAACCTATAAGCATAATTTCTCGGTGCTGTGACTAAAATTCTTTTGCCATATAGAGGTAATTCTTTAGATGGAGTGAGCAAGTTGATTTCTCTTGATTGGGTGTGCATTTGTTTATCTGCCATTTCATTGCTATTTCAGCTTAGAATGCAATACGTTTGGTGTTCGTGATATTTTGCCGACATTTTTGTAATAGTCATGTCGTGCTGACCGATATCCCGCCTGGGAATAAATTCCAAGGCTAATAGCTAAAGTCCACTCAAGTGGACTGAGATTTTCCCTTTCAGGAAGCAATACGCTTGGGTTAAGAATTTGACTT from Nostoc commune NIES-4072 includes:
- a CDS encoding uroporphyrinogen-III synthase; this translates as MADKQMHTQSREINLLTPSKELPLYGKRILVTAPRNYAYRLSEQIIKHGGLPVLMPTIETCYLSNYTKLDTALYHIGEFDWIIFTSRNGITAFFHRMNDLNIPVSVVQKCQLCALGKDTESLLSFCNKVDLIPTESSPAGIVAELAKLPQIHEKKVLIPAPEVVGLPEPDIVPNLIRDLQELGIQVTRIPTYITQGLNTSIYSIELNLIRQGLIDVIAFSSTAEVESFLTMVNSQSDYERCIIACFGPYTTANARKLGVNVSIVAKDYSSFEGFAEAIAEFFTLTSSSH